The proteins below come from a single Agromyces flavus genomic window:
- a CDS encoding long-chain-fatty-acid--CoA ligase, translated as MSDAAARPWLASYAPGVPHELPAPSGSLVDLIEASAEAYPDRPALEFFGRVTTYAELLEQVERAAEGLRLMGVQQGDPVGIVLPNCPQHVVAFYAVLRLGAIVVEHNPLYTPRELRHQFEDHGARVVIAWDKVVASIQDFPDDLAMRHVISVDLTRAMPFTTRAALRLPIAKAREARAALTTRVDGAVPWHELVASDRIARHIHGPDVGDVALIQYTSGTTGSPKGATLTHANLLANAAQARAWVPDIERGTSVVYAVLPMFHAYGLTLCLTFAMSMGARLVLFPRFDPEMVLKVARKRPPTFLPAVPPIYERLAKAAVDEGVSLRGIPIAISGAMPLSADVVEPWEALTGGYLVEGYGLSECSPVLMANPVAPTRKAGTVGLPLPGTEVRVVDPDQPTRDVPAGERGELVVRGPQVFQGYWHKPEETAAVFVEDPAGGAPWFRTGDIVTIDDGGFVRIVDRIKELIITGGFNVAPSEVEDAIRHHPDVEDCAVVGLPDDRSGEQVVVAVVLRAGASLDAESIRSLARERLTPYKVPRRVVQVDDLPRSLIGKVIRRQVKEQLLSGEAGADAGSTSS; from the coding sequence ATGTCGGATGCCGCGGCGCGACCCTGGCTCGCCAGCTACGCTCCCGGCGTACCGCACGAGCTCCCCGCGCCGAGCGGCTCGCTCGTCGACCTGATCGAGGCGTCCGCCGAGGCCTACCCCGACCGGCCCGCGCTGGAGTTCTTCGGGCGCGTCACGACCTACGCCGAACTGCTCGAGCAGGTCGAGCGCGCGGCCGAGGGCCTGCGCCTCATGGGAGTGCAGCAGGGCGACCCGGTGGGCATCGTGCTGCCGAACTGCCCGCAGCACGTGGTCGCGTTCTACGCGGTGCTCCGACTCGGCGCGATCGTCGTCGAGCACAATCCGCTCTACACGCCGCGCGAGCTGCGGCACCAGTTCGAGGACCACGGCGCCCGGGTGGTCATCGCGTGGGACAAGGTCGTGGCGTCCATCCAGGACTTCCCCGACGACCTCGCGATGCGCCACGTCATCTCGGTCGACCTGACGCGCGCCATGCCGTTCACGACCCGCGCCGCCCTCCGCCTGCCGATCGCGAAGGCGCGCGAGGCCCGCGCCGCGCTCACCACTCGCGTCGATGGCGCCGTGCCGTGGCACGAACTCGTCGCCTCCGACCGCATCGCCCGGCACATCCACGGCCCCGACGTCGGCGACGTGGCGCTCATCCAGTACACGAGCGGCACGACCGGCAGCCCGAAGGGCGCGACCCTCACGCACGCGAACCTGCTCGCGAACGCCGCACAGGCGCGCGCCTGGGTGCCCGACATCGAGCGCGGCACGTCGGTGGTCTACGCCGTGCTGCCGATGTTCCACGCGTACGGCCTGACGCTGTGCCTCACGTTCGCGATGAGCATGGGGGCGCGGCTCGTGCTGTTCCCGCGCTTCGACCCCGAGATGGTGCTGAAGGTCGCGCGCAAGCGGCCGCCGACGTTCCTGCCGGCGGTGCCGCCCATCTACGAGCGCCTGGCGAAGGCGGCCGTCGACGAGGGCGTCTCGCTCCGCGGCATCCCGATCGCGATCTCGGGGGCGATGCCGCTGTCGGCCGACGTCGTCGAGCCGTGGGAGGCGCTGACCGGCGGCTACCTCGTCGAAGGCTACGGCCTGTCGGAGTGCTCGCCGGTGCTCATGGCCAACCCGGTGGCGCCCACCCGCAAGGCCGGCACGGTCGGCCTGCCGCTGCCCGGCACCGAGGTTCGCGTGGTCGATCCCGACCAGCCCACGCGCGACGTGCCGGCCGGCGAACGCGGCGAGCTCGTCGTTCGCGGTCCGCAGGTGTTCCAGGGGTACTGGCACAAGCCCGAGGAGACCGCCGCGGTGTTCGTCGAGGACCCCGCGGGCGGTGCGCCGTGGTTCCGCACGGGCGACATCGTCACGATCGACGACGGCGGGTTCGTCCGCATCGTCGACCGCATCAAGGAGCTGATCATCACGGGCGGCTTCAACGTCGCGCCGAGCGAGGTCGAGGATGCGATCCGGCACCACCCCGACGTCGAGGACTGCGCCGTGGTCGGGCTCCCCGACGACCGCTCCGGCGAGCAGGTCGTCGTCGCGGTGGTCCTGCGCGCGGGCGCCTCGCTCGACGCCGAGTCGATCCGATCGCTGGCTCGCGAGCGCCTGACGCCGTACAAGGTGCCGCGGCGCGTGGTCCAGGTCGACGACCTGCCGCGCTCGCTCATCGGCAAGGTCATCCGCCGTCAGGTCAAGGAGCAGCTGCTCTCCGGCGAGGCGGGAGCGGACGCCGGCTCGACCTCGTCCTAG
- a CDS encoding FadR/GntR family transcriptional regulator — MSSRLHDLAVEHLGTRIVSGELAPGAVLRTDALEDDLRVSRSVVREAVRVAQSLGLVETVKRVGIRVLPMRSWNLFDPSVIRWRLESAQNGAQLRSLTELRTAIEPVAAELAARFAPPALAGELMGIAASMRTAGRAGDADAFLELDVDFHRMVLRASGNEMFAALGDAVGEVLRGRTSSGLMPTHPNEDAMQWHVDVADAILAGRPDAAREAMQRVLGRTADDVERTWRDVPRADAATA; from the coding sequence ATGAGCTCCCGTCTGCACGACCTGGCCGTCGAGCACCTGGGCACGCGCATCGTGTCGGGCGAGCTCGCGCCGGGCGCGGTGCTCAGGACCGACGCGCTCGAGGACGACCTGCGCGTCTCGCGGTCGGTCGTCCGCGAGGCCGTGCGCGTCGCCCAGTCGCTCGGCCTCGTCGAGACCGTGAAGCGGGTCGGCATCCGCGTGCTGCCGATGCGCTCGTGGAACCTGTTCGACCCGTCGGTCATCCGGTGGCGACTCGAGTCGGCGCAGAACGGCGCGCAGCTCCGTTCGCTCACCGAGCTGCGGACGGCGATCGAGCCGGTGGCGGCCGAGCTCGCGGCACGGTTCGCCCCGCCTGCCCTCGCCGGCGAGCTCATGGGCATCGCCGCATCCATGCGCACGGCGGGGCGCGCGGGCGACGCCGACGCATTCCTCGAGCTCGACGTCGACTTCCACCGGATGGTGCTGCGTGCGTCGGGCAACGAGATGTTCGCGGCGCTCGGCGATGCGGTCGGCGAGGTGCTGCGCGGGCGCACGTCGAGCGGGCTCATGCCGACCCATCCGAACGAGGATGCGATGCAGTGGCACGTCGACGTGGCCGACGCGATCCTCGCGGGTCGTCCCGACGCCGCCCGCGAGGCGATGCAGCGCGTGCTCGGGCGCACCGCCGACGACGTCGAGCGCACGTGGCGCGACGTGCCGCGCGCGGACGCGGCCACGGCATGA
- the gndA gene encoding NADP-dependent phosphogluconate dehydrogenase has product MPESTTPASANIGVVGLAVMGSNLARNLASREGNTVAVFNRSPERTRTLTTEHPEAGFVASEGYDEFVATLAKPRTAIIMVQAGKGTDAVISELVKRFEPGDIIVDGGNANFHDTIRREAEIAPTGIHFVGAGISGGEEGALHGPSIMPGGSAESYETLGPILASIAAVAEGEPCVTHVGTDGAGHFVKMVHNGIEYADMQLIAEAYDLIRQGTGKSPAEIADVFAEWNTGELESYLIEITAEVLRQVDAATGQPLVDVILDEAGAKGTGAWTVQNALELGVPESGIAEAVFARSLSSKRAQRDAAADLPGPSSKWTVAPDDSDAFVEDVRRALYASKIIAYSQGFDEIVAGAEQFGWDIKKGDIAKIWRAGCIIRARFLNRIAEAYDADPGLVALVTAPYFRDAVAGAQDSWRRVVQVAAGAGIPTPAFSSSLAYYDGLRADRLPAALVQGQRDFFGAHTYKRVDKPGVFHTLWSGDRSEIETTPSSH; this is encoded by the coding sequence ATGCCCGAGAGCACCACACCCGCCAGCGCCAACATCGGAGTCGTCGGACTCGCCGTGATGGGCTCGAACCTGGCCCGCAACCTCGCCAGCCGCGAGGGCAACACCGTCGCCGTGTTCAACCGCTCGCCCGAGCGCACGCGCACGCTCACCACCGAGCACCCCGAGGCCGGCTTCGTCGCGTCCGAGGGCTACGACGAGTTCGTCGCCACGCTCGCCAAGCCCCGCACGGCGATCATCATGGTGCAGGCCGGCAAGGGCACCGACGCGGTCATCTCCGAGCTCGTCAAGCGCTTCGAGCCGGGCGACATCATCGTCGACGGCGGCAACGCGAACTTCCACGACACCATCCGCCGCGAGGCCGAGATCGCACCGACCGGCATCCACTTCGTGGGCGCGGGCATCTCGGGCGGCGAGGAGGGCGCGCTGCACGGCCCGTCGATCATGCCCGGCGGCTCGGCGGAGTCGTACGAGACGCTCGGCCCGATCCTGGCGTCGATCGCCGCGGTGGCCGAGGGCGAGCCGTGCGTGACGCACGTCGGCACCGACGGCGCCGGCCACTTCGTCAAGATGGTGCACAACGGCATCGAGTACGCCGACATGCAGCTCATCGCGGAGGCCTACGACCTCATCCGCCAGGGCACCGGCAAGTCGCCCGCCGAGATCGCCGACGTCTTCGCCGAGTGGAACACCGGCGAACTCGAGAGCTACCTCATCGAGATCACGGCCGAGGTGCTGCGCCAGGTGGATGCCGCGACCGGGCAGCCGCTCGTCGACGTCATCCTCGACGAGGCCGGCGCCAAGGGCACCGGCGCGTGGACCGTGCAGAACGCGCTCGAGCTCGGCGTGCCCGAGTCCGGCATCGCCGAGGCCGTGTTCGCCCGCAGCCTGTCGTCGAAGCGCGCCCAGCGCGACGCCGCCGCTGACCTGCCCGGCCCCTCGTCGAAGTGGACCGTCGCCCCTGATGACTCCGACGCGTTCGTCGAGGACGTCCGCCGCGCGCTGTACGCGTCGAAGATCATCGCCTACTCGCAGGGCTTCGACGAGATCGTCGCGGGCGCCGAGCAGTTCGGCTGGGACATCAAGAAGGGCGACATCGCCAAGATCTGGCGGGCGGGCTGCATCATCCGTGCCCGGTTCCTCAACCGCATCGCCGAGGCCTACGACGCCGACCCGGGACTGGTCGCCCTCGTGACCGCCCCGTACTTCCGCGACGCGGTCGCGGGCGCGCAGGACAGCTGGCGGCGCGTCGTGCAGGTCGCGGCGGGCGCCGGCATCCCGACCCCGGCGTTCTCGTCTTCGCTCGCGTACTACGACGGCCTGCGGGCCGATCGCCTGCCCGCGGCGCTCGTGCAGGGCCAGCGCGACTTCTTCGGCGCGCACACCTACAAGCGGGTCGACAAGCCGGGCGTGTTCCACACGCTCTGGTCGGGCGACCGCTCGGAGATCGAGACGACGCCCTCCTCGCACTGA
- the mfd gene encoding transcription-repair coupling factor, translated as MILQGLNTALSRASTIDRALAEAERNADFSAPAGLDAPLIAALLERRAAAGHPPALFVVTATSREGEALRASLEPYLDGAELLEFPAWETLPHERLSPSAETVGRRLHALRRLRAWAGEGARHPLVVVASVRAALQPVADNLGDLEPIELVAGGRGYDLPEIAERLVDLAYARVDMVARRGEFAMRGGILDVFPPTADHPVRVDFFGDEVEEVRAFSVADQRSLPDRVERVALAPSRELLLTEPVRQRAREMVHEFPNLSGMLEKIAEGIPVEGMESLAPALLERLVPVTTYLPPGAAVAVVAPERVASRAVNLAETNREFLAAAWNAATAGAAAPIDLEAGDFLTLRELRASALLTAPGEPDPQRAWWTFSSFDQGDAAEEIGETAGDADGAYVRIAASAVPSFQGNVEGAVAHVGERLRDGWSLVVAAAGHGLVERARDVLAEHGLAGRLVDAVPAELEPGVAYLVQAQAAAGFEVPEAKLGLLAEAEFYGRSAGYDTRQVKKLASRRRNVVDPLQLKPGDHVVHSTHGIGRFVELVQREVATGTRPTGPSRTAGIKQAPTAVREYVVLEYAPSKRGQAGDRLYVPMDQLDLLSRYVGGEAPSLSKMGGSDWAQAKSRARKAVRDIAVELVKLYSARMAAKGHAFGPDTPWQHELEEAFPYAETPDQLQTIDEVKADMQRPIPMDRLLAGDVGFGKTEVAVRAAFKAIQDGKQVAMLVPTTLLVKQHLETFSERFAGFPVHVRALSRFQTDKEVRETVAGLADGTVDMVIGTHRILTEKVSFKDLGLLIVDEEQRFGVEHKDQLKKLKTNVDILAMSATPIPRTLEMAVTGIREMSTLATPPEDRHPILTFVGPYSEQQVGAAIRREMLREGQVFFVHNRVSSINRVAAQLAELVPEARIAVAHGQLNEHVLEQIVVDFWERKFDVLVSTTIIETGLDISNANTIIIDRADKYGLSQLHQLRGRVGRGRERAYAYFLYDPAKPLSETAHDRLETIAANNELGSGMQVALKDLEIRGAGNLLGAEQAGHIAGVGFDLYLRMIGEAVNAFRGEVAEGQTELRLELPVDAHIPEEYVDSERLRLEAYQKLSAASGPAAKDGQIDLVVEELVDRYGEPPEAVEHLVAISRLRRRAQLAGLSDVIATGSKLRIAPARLPDSRRVRLERMYPGAKLFPQNDVILVPFPTPGGEAPGDADLIEWVSNLIGVIFPAEPAAAEGAGAGAGAAATAG; from the coding sequence GTGATCCTGCAGGGCTTGAACACGGCGCTTTCGCGCGCCTCCACGATCGACCGAGCCCTCGCCGAGGCCGAGCGCAACGCCGACTTCTCGGCCCCCGCGGGGCTCGATGCGCCGCTCATCGCCGCCCTGCTCGAGCGCCGCGCCGCCGCGGGCCACCCGCCCGCCCTCTTCGTCGTGACGGCGACCAGCCGCGAGGGCGAGGCCCTGCGCGCGTCGCTCGAGCCGTACCTCGACGGCGCCGAGCTCCTCGAGTTCCCCGCGTGGGAGACGCTGCCGCACGAGCGGCTGAGCCCCAGCGCCGAGACGGTGGGCCGACGCCTGCACGCCCTGCGGCGCCTGCGGGCGTGGGCGGGCGAGGGGGCGCGCCATCCGCTCGTCGTCGTCGCCTCGGTGCGGGCGGCCCTGCAGCCCGTCGCCGACAACCTCGGCGACCTCGAGCCGATCGAGCTCGTCGCGGGCGGTCGCGGGTACGACCTGCCCGAGATCGCCGAGCGCCTCGTCGACCTCGCGTACGCGCGCGTCGACATGGTGGCGCGCCGAGGCGAGTTCGCGATGCGCGGCGGAATCCTCGACGTCTTCCCGCCGACCGCCGACCATCCCGTGCGCGTCGACTTCTTCGGAGACGAGGTCGAAGAGGTGCGGGCGTTCTCGGTGGCCGACCAGCGTTCGCTGCCCGACCGCGTCGAGCGCGTCGCCCTGGCGCCCAGTCGCGAGCTGCTGCTGACCGAGCCCGTGCGGCAGCGAGCGCGCGAGATGGTGCACGAGTTCCCCAACCTCTCGGGCATGCTCGAGAAGATCGCCGAGGGCATCCCGGTCGAGGGCATGGAGTCGCTCGCCCCGGCCCTGCTCGAGCGGCTCGTACCGGTCACCACCTACCTCCCGCCCGGGGCGGCCGTCGCCGTGGTCGCGCCCGAGCGCGTCGCGTCGCGCGCCGTCAACCTCGCCGAGACGAACCGCGAATTCCTCGCCGCGGCGTGGAACGCCGCCACCGCCGGCGCTGCCGCGCCCATCGACCTCGAGGCCGGCGACTTCCTGACGCTGCGCGAACTCCGCGCTTCCGCGCTGCTCACCGCACCCGGCGAGCCCGACCCGCAGCGCGCGTGGTGGACCTTCTCGAGCTTCGACCAGGGCGACGCCGCCGAGGAGATCGGCGAGACCGCGGGCGACGCCGACGGCGCGTACGTCCGCATCGCGGCGTCGGCCGTGCCGAGCTTCCAGGGCAACGTCGAGGGGGCCGTCGCGCACGTCGGCGAGCGCCTTCGCGACGGGTGGAGCCTCGTGGTCGCGGCCGCCGGACACGGGCTCGTCGAGCGCGCCCGCGACGTGCTCGCCGAGCACGGGCTCGCGGGCCGCCTCGTCGACGCCGTGCCTGCCGAGCTCGAACCGGGCGTCGCCTACCTCGTCCAGGCGCAGGCCGCCGCCGGCTTCGAGGTGCCCGAGGCCAAGCTCGGGTTGCTCGCCGAGGCCGAGTTCTACGGCCGTTCGGCCGGCTACGACACCCGGCAGGTGAAGAAGCTCGCGAGCCGGCGGCGGAACGTCGTCGACCCGCTGCAGCTGAAGCCCGGCGACCACGTCGTGCATTCCACGCACGGCATCGGCCGCTTCGTCGAACTCGTGCAGCGCGAGGTGGCGACCGGTACGCGCCCGACCGGCCCGAGCCGCACGGCGGGCATCAAGCAGGCGCCGACCGCGGTCCGCGAGTACGTGGTGCTCGAGTACGCGCCGTCGAAGCGCGGCCAGGCGGGAGACCGGCTCTACGTGCCGATGGACCAACTCGACCTGCTGTCGCGCTACGTCGGCGGCGAGGCGCCGAGCCTGTCGAAGATGGGCGGAAGCGACTGGGCTCAGGCCAAGAGCCGAGCGCGCAAGGCGGTGCGCGACATCGCCGTCGAGCTCGTCAAGCTCTACTCGGCGCGCATGGCCGCGAAGGGCCATGCCTTCGGCCCCGACACCCCATGGCAGCACGAGCTCGAGGAGGCGTTCCCCTACGCCGAGACGCCCGACCAGCTGCAGACCATCGACGAGGTCAAGGCCGACATGCAGCGGCCCATCCCCATGGATCGCCTGCTCGCCGGCGACGTCGGATTCGGCAAGACCGAGGTGGCCGTGCGCGCGGCGTTCAAGGCCATCCAAGACGGCAAGCAGGTCGCGATGCTCGTCCCGACGACCCTGCTCGTCAAGCAGCACCTCGAGACCTTCTCCGAGCGATTCGCCGGATTCCCCGTGCACGTGCGCGCGCTCAGCCGGTTCCAAACCGACAAGGAGGTGCGCGAGACGGTGGCAGGCCTGGCCGACGGCACGGTCGACATGGTCATCGGCACGCATCGCATCCTCACCGAGAAGGTGTCGTTCAAAGACCTCGGGCTCCTCATCGTCGACGAGGAGCAGCGATTCGGCGTCGAGCACAAGGACCAGCTGAAGAAGCTGAAGACCAACGTCGACATCCTCGCGATGAGCGCGACGCCGATCCCGCGCACCCTCGAGATGGCCGTCACCGGCATCCGCGAGATGTCGACGCTCGCGACGCCGCCCGAGGACCGTCACCCGATCCTCACGTTCGTCGGACCGTACTCCGAGCAGCAGGTCGGCGCCGCCATCCGCCGCGAGATGCTCCGCGAGGGCCAGGTGTTCTTCGTGCACAACCGCGTCTCGTCGATCAACCGGGTCGCGGCGCAGCTCGCCGAGCTCGTGCCCGAGGCGCGCATCGCGGTCGCGCACGGCCAGCTCAACGAGCACGTGCTCGAGCAGATCGTGGTCGACTTCTGGGAGCGCAAGTTCGACGTGCTCGTCTCGACGACCATCATCGAGACCGGACTCGACATCTCGAACGCGAACACGATCATCATCGACCGCGCCGACAAGTACGGCCTCTCGCAGCTGCACCAGCTGCGCGGCCGCGTCGGCCGCGGCCGCGAGCGGGCGTACGCGTACTTCCTCTACGACCCCGCCAAGCCGCTCAGCGAGACGGCGCACGACCGGCTCGAGACGATCGCGGCCAACAACGAGCTCGGCAGCGGCATGCAGGTCGCCCTCAAGGACCTCGAGATCCGCGGTGCGGGCAACCTGCTCGGGGCCGAGCAGGCCGGCCACATCGCCGGCGTCGGGTTCGACCTGTACCTGCGGATGATCGGCGAGGCCGTCAACGCGTTCCGAGGCGAGGTCGCCGAGGGCCAGACCGAGCTCCGGCTCGAGCTGCCCGTCGACGCGCACATCCCCGAGGAGTACGTCGACTCCGAGCGCCTCCGGCTCGAGGCGTACCAGAAGCTGTCGGCCGCGAGCGGCCCAGCGGCGAAGGACGGCCAGATCGACCTCGTCGTCGAGGAGCTCGTCGACCGTTACGGCGAGCCTCCCGAAGCCGTCGAGCACCTCGTCGCGATCTCGCGCCTGCGTCGGAGGGCGCAGCTCGCCGGGCTCTCCGACGTCATCGCGACCGGGTCGAAGCTGCGCATCGCCCCCGCCAGGCTGCCCGACTCCCGTCGTGTGCGGCTCGAGCGCATGTATCCGGGCGCAAAGCTGTTCCCGCAGAACGACGTCATCCTCGTGCCGTTCCCCACGCCCGGCGGCGAGGCGCCCGGCGACGCCGACCTCATCGAATGGGTGTCGAACCTGATCGGCGTCATCTTCCCGGCCGAGCCGGCGGCCGCCGAAGGCGCCGGAGCGGGAGCGGGCGCGGCGGCCACCGCGGGATGA
- a CDS encoding 50S ribosomal protein L25/general stress protein Ctc, whose translation MDEDNKVVAEARETFGKGAARKIRAAGKIPAVLYGHGTDPRHLTLPGHQILLLVRKANAVLELQIGSKTELALVKDVQKDPVHQIIEHLDLIVVKRGEKVQVEVPVHVEGEPESGTIADLDATTLSLEVEATHIPENVVVSVEGLEDGTKLFASDVELPKGATLLSDPETLVINVHVPQKVDLGEEAEAAEGEEAAEGAEEAEEAASEESAE comes from the coding sequence ATGGACGAAGACAACAAGGTCGTCGCCGAAGCGCGCGAGACGTTCGGCAAGGGCGCGGCGCGCAAGATCCGTGCCGCCGGCAAGATCCCCGCCGTGCTGTACGGCCACGGCACCGACCCCCGCCACCTCACGCTGCCGGGTCACCAGATCCTGCTGCTGGTCCGCAAGGCCAACGCCGTGCTCGAGCTCCAGATCGGCAGCAAGACCGAGCTCGCGCTGGTGAAGGACGTCCAGAAGGACCCGGTGCACCAGATCATCGAGCACCTCGACCTCATCGTCGTCAAGCGCGGCGAGAAGGTCCAGGTCGAGGTCCCGGTGCACGTCGAGGGCGAGCCCGAGTCCGGCACCATCGCCGACCTCGACGCGACCACCCTGTCGCTCGAGGTCGAGGCGACCCACATCCCCGAGAACGTCGTCGTCAGCGTCGAGGGCCTCGAGGACGGCACCAAGCTCTTCGCGAGCGACGTCGAGCTGCCCAAGGGCGCCACGCTGCTCAGCGACCCCGAGACGCTCGTCATCAACGTGCACGTGCCGCAGAAGGTCGACCTGGGCGAGGAGGCCGAGGCCGCCGAGGGCGAAGAGGCCGCCGAGGGCGCCGAGGAGGCCGAGGAGGCCGCTTCGGAGGAGTCGGCCGAGTAG
- the nhaA gene encoding Na+/H+ antiporter NhaA gives MRILRSERLAAVLLLIAAVLGLVIANLPFGESVIGVKDAHLEIPWARVDLSAGHWITDGLLAIFFFIVAVELKRELVIGELNSLSKALLPAIAAVGGVVVPGAIYVAFTVGGDTVDGWPIPTATDIAFALGVLAVFGRWIPTRIRVFLLALAVLDDLIAILIIAFFFTDNAEPSYLGLAIVTIALFGAVSRIMRPRSAWILSRRAQWPIVLVLIVLAVLAWYFVYRSGVHATIAGVALGLAMSRRPAGRAAHALEPWSNGVILPLFAFSAAMVVVPQVSPAELNAAFWGILVGLPVGKLVGIVLAGLLGVFVTRRRAGTHLTFADLGVVGALGGIGFTVSLLMNELAFPADPGVRDEGTLAVLLGSAVAILLSAVVVTARSRHYRRLGEHAGQGGPFSH, from the coding sequence ATGAGAATCCTCCGCTCCGAGCGTCTGGCCGCCGTGCTGCTGCTGATCGCCGCCGTGCTCGGCCTCGTGATCGCGAACCTGCCGTTCGGCGAGTCCGTCATCGGCGTGAAGGATGCGCACCTCGAGATCCCGTGGGCGCGCGTGGACCTGTCGGCCGGGCACTGGATCACCGACGGCCTGCTGGCGATCTTCTTCTTCATCGTGGCGGTCGAGCTCAAGCGCGAACTCGTCATCGGCGAGCTCAACTCCCTGTCGAAGGCGCTGCTCCCGGCGATCGCGGCGGTCGGTGGCGTCGTCGTGCCCGGGGCGATCTACGTGGCCTTCACGGTGGGCGGCGACACGGTCGACGGATGGCCCATCCCGACCGCGACCGACATCGCGTTCGCGCTCGGCGTGCTCGCGGTGTTCGGCCGGTGGATCCCGACCCGCATCCGGGTGTTCCTGCTCGCGCTCGCGGTGCTCGACGACCTCATCGCGATCCTCATCATCGCGTTCTTCTTCACCGACAACGCCGAGCCGTCGTACCTCGGGCTGGCGATCGTGACCATCGCCCTGTTCGGTGCCGTCAGCCGAATCATGAGGCCGCGCTCGGCGTGGATCCTCTCGCGGCGAGCGCAGTGGCCGATCGTCCTCGTGCTGATCGTCCTCGCCGTGCTCGCGTGGTACTTCGTCTACCGCTCGGGCGTGCACGCGACCATCGCGGGGGTGGCGCTCGGCCTGGCCATGTCGCGGCGTCCGGCCGGCCGCGCGGCGCACGCGCTCGAGCCCTGGTCGAACGGCGTCATCCTGCCGCTCTTCGCGTTCTCGGCGGCCATGGTCGTGGTACCCCAGGTGTCGCCGGCCGAGCTGAATGCGGCGTTCTGGGGCATCCTGGTCGGCCTTCCCGTCGGGAAGCTGGTGGGGATCGTCCTCGCCGGACTGCTGGGTGTTTTCGTGACGCGACGCCGGGCGGGAACGCACCTGACCTTCGCCGACCTGGGGGTCGTCGGGGCACTCGGCGGGATCGGCTTCACCGTCTCGCTCCTCATGAACGAGCTCGCCTTCCCCGCCGATCCGGGGGTGCGGGACGAGGGAACCCTCGCGGTCCTGCTGGGGTCAGCCGTCGCCATCCTGCTGTCGGCCGTCGTCGTGACCGCACGGTCGAGGCACTACCGTCGCCTGGGGGAGCACGCCGGGCAGGGCGGACCGTTCTCGCACTGA
- a CDS encoding RNase H family protein — translation MIIAAADGSALGNPGPAGWAWYVDDACWAAGGWPRGTNNQGELTAVLELFRATAHLDEELLVQCDSQYVINALTKWMPNWKRKGWRKADGSPVLNLELMQSLDEALRGRRYRFEWVRGHAGHPMNEAADERARAVATAYQRGGDIPAGPGWSGACEPAVDALVSPAPADVDAEVDQVSPHDADAAALDLGDAALFDFDDPTADWTTLALELTTEEHTRLVERARAAGTSPEEFLRGLI, via the coding sequence ATGATCATCGCCGCCGCAGACGGTTCCGCGCTCGGCAATCCTGGGCCCGCCGGCTGGGCCTGGTACGTCGACGACGCCTGCTGGGCTGCGGGCGGCTGGCCGCGCGGCACCAACAACCAGGGCGAGCTCACGGCCGTGCTCGAGCTGTTCCGCGCCACGGCGCACCTCGACGAGGAACTGCTCGTCCAGTGCGACAGCCAGTACGTCATCAACGCCCTCACGAAGTGGATGCCGAACTGGAAGCGCAAGGGCTGGCGCAAGGCCGACGGCTCCCCCGTGCTCAACCTCGAGCTCATGCAGTCGCTCGACGAGGCGCTTCGCGGTCGCCGCTACCGCTTCGAGTGGGTGCGCGGCCATGCGGGGCATCCCATGAACGAGGCGGCCGACGAGCGGGCGCGCGCGGTGGCGACCGCATACCAGCGGGGCGGCGACATCCCGGCCGGGCCCGGGTGGAGCGGCGCGTGCGAGCCCGCGGTCGACGCACTCGTCTCACCGGCGCCGGCCGACGTCGACGCCGAGGTCGACCAGGTCTCCCCTCACGACGCCGACGCGGCCGCTCTCGACCTCGGCGACGCGGCGCTCTTCGACTTCGACGACCCGACGGCCGACTGGACCACGCTCGCCCTCGAACTCACGACCGAGGAGCACACTCGGCTCGTCGAGCGCGCCCGCGCGGCCGGCACCTCGCCCGAGGAGTTCCTCCGCGGCCTGATCTGA
- the pth gene encoding aminoacyl-tRNA hydrolase yields the protein MNLLDRLLHRRKDEVVSDNTWLVVGLGNPGAQYAGNRHNVGQMVADELAARIGAAFKSHKTPSRVAEGFLGPGRPKLVIAKPNGYMNTSGGPVSALLKFYSLSVDRLIVVHDELDIPFDTVRLKRGGGHGGHNGLRDIQKATASPDFTRVRVGIGRPPGRMDAADFVLRDFAGPERAALPNLLSDAADAVEAVVEDGLVAAQQRFHSPA from the coding sequence GTGAACCTGCTCGACCGCCTCCTGCACCGCCGGAAGGACGAGGTCGTGTCCGACAACACCTGGCTCGTGGTCGGCCTCGGCAACCCCGGCGCCCAGTACGCCGGCAACCGGCACAACGTCGGCCAGATGGTCGCCGACGAGCTCGCCGCGCGCATCGGCGCGGCCTTCAAGAGCCACAAGACGCCCTCGCGCGTCGCCGAGGGGTTCCTCGGCCCGGGTCGGCCCAAGCTCGTGATCGCGAAGCCGAACGGGTACATGAACACCTCCGGCGGCCCCGTCTCGGCGCTGCTCAAGTTCTACTCCCTGAGCGTCGACCGGCTCATCGTCGTGCACGACGAGCTCGACATCCCCTTCGACACCGTGCGGCTCAAGCGCGGCGGCGGACACGGCGGGCACAACGGCCTGCGCGACATCCAGAAGGCGACGGCATCGCCCGACTTCACTCGCGTGCGGGTCGGCATCGGCCGGCCACCCGGCCGCATGGACGCCGCGGACTTCGTGCTGCGCGACTTCGCCGGACCCGAGCGCGCAGCACTGCCCAACCTGCTGTCGGATGCGGCGGACGCCGTCGAAGCGGTCGTCGAGGACGGCCTCGTCGCCGCGCAGCAGCGGTTCCACTCGCCGGCCTGA